The sequence below is a genomic window from Gemmatimonas sp. UBA7669.
TGAACCTTGCCCGAGTCACTGCTATCGAAGAGCCTACGGAAGTCTGGCGAGGCCAAGAGCCTCTCGCAAATCTCCGGATCAAACTGCTTGCCCTTCCACTTTAGCAGTTCCGCGCGCACCTCTGCCTCGCCAAGGGCCTTTCTGTAGGGCCGATCGGTCGTCATTGCGTCGATCGTGTCCGCGAACATAATGATGCGCGACCCTAGCGGGATCTCTTTACCCTTCAGCTGATCAGGGTAGCCTGTTCCGTCCCAGTTTTCATGGTGGTGCCGAACCGCGGGCACGATATCCTGCAACTCGGAGATCTTTGCCACAAGCTCGGCGCTCTTAATGGGGTGCAGCTCCATGATCGCCCTCTCCTCTGGGGTAAGCCGTCCTGGCTTCATCAGAATGGGGGCAAAAATCTCATGGATCTTACCAACGTCATGAAGTAGGGCCGCAGTCGAGATTCGATCGATCTCCTTCGGACTCAGGTCGATTAGCTGCGCGATAATCCGCGAGAAGCGGCTAACTCGCTGTGAGTGACCCGACGTATACGGGTCACGGAACTCGACTGTATGGACAAAAAGTTCGAGCAGTTCCCGGTTGGTTGTCTCAAGTTGGTGCTTCGACTGGTAGGTGAAGCGGAGACCAACCACAAGAATACAAAGCGCAAAGATGCCCCATGCGCCCCAGTCAACGTAGGCCCGAGCAAAGAAGTACACCGTGGGAATGGCGACCACGTCGTAGACCAAACCAGCGGCGTTTCCATCGAGCCACGTACGAACGATGCTCTTGCCTTCCGCAATCCCGATGACGGCAGCAACGGCCAGAGTGTTTAGCACGATGAACGTTACAACCGCGCCAACATGCGGGATGGCCTGAAAGTCAGACTTGAGCTTGAGAGACTCACCTCCAAGCCAGACGTACGCTGCGCAAGCCACACTGCCAGCAAGGACGATCTGCGCAACATTGAATGCGCGCTTTATCGCCATCTTCGGCTTCATCATTTCAGCCAGAAGCGCGCCGGTACCTACGACTGCGACAGAGGCCCATGAAGGGTACAACACGAACGCCGTAATAAACGGGATGAACGATACGGCGCCGAACGTGCTTCCCTGAACTCGGTAGCTGAGAACGGTGCCCAGAAAGGCAACAGACGTCAGCCATCCAGCTCCAGTTAGGAGTTTGAGATCCACGGCAGGGTCATTGAAATAAAGCGCGACAAGCGAGGCAGCCGCAGCTGCCACGATCGCGTACACATAGGCGATCACGCTTGTCTTCATAGGTTTTGGTATAGGCGCCCCGCCTAACCGTCACCCTGGGTCAGCCCCAGAGCTTCAGATCAGCCAACACGAACGACGTCATCGCGTTCACGAGCTGGGCCATGAATTCCATCTTGCGTCACCTCCCATCGGGTCAGTCACGACATTCCGCTCGGAATGATCGTGCTATTCGAGGTTGGCTCCGCTCCTGTTACTTGGCCTGCCCGCTCAGCTCCGCTCTTTTCGGTTGACGGGGACGTTGGGGTTGGTCGTCTGGTCGACGAGGTATGTGGTTCCGACCCGGGGACGCGTCGTCGCGTCCTAGCGGTCCAGATGCACCCAGCGGTTCGTCGCGTCGAGCACCGCCAGAACGGCGCTCGTCTCCGCGCTCTCCCGCACTTCACAGCTGCCCGTCAGTGCCACCGGCTCGCGACTCACACGCGCCGCCACACTGACGAAGATGAACTCGCGATCAAACGCCTCGATGAGCTTCGACCCCTCCAGCGCGAGACTGCGCTCGCCGCCAGGTGTGGCCTTCATCGCCCCGATGATCGCCTGCAACGTGGCCCGCGCGGCCAGCTCGATGCGCGAACGCTCCGTCTCCTGCCCTTCCGCCTCACCGAAGTACTCCTGGCCATCGCGCGTCAGCGTCACGCGCACCAGCACGCCCCGCGATCGCGACCGCCGCACCTCGACATCTTCGAACACCAGCAAGCGCCGGCTGCCCGTGGTGTCGGGCAGCCCTGCTGACAGATACGACGACTGATTCGTGGAAACGGCACGAAGTGGGACAGACGGCGAAGCCACGGTCGACGTCACATGTCCGGTCGCCGTCGGCCCGACGGCAGGGGCTCCTGCCGCCTGTTGCGCTGACGCAACGGACGCCGGAGCCACAGGCGCAGCCGAGCCGGTCTGAACGGCCGACGCCGCAGCGGCCGGCCCATCGGTAGCCCGCGGCGCGTCCAGCGTCGTGGCGATGGAGATCTTGCGGTGGTTCACCCGCAACCCGAGCTGCGCCATGAGCGCGCTTTCGATGTTGCGGACCGTGTTCTTGGGGAGGACGAGGTCGGTCGTCAGGACGTGGATTTCATCCACGGCCCCCGTCTCGCTGGGCACGATCCGCACGGACAACACCCCGGGGAGCGTGGCGATCAGCTCCTCGGCCCGACGGATTGGCAGGACGCTCCCCGCAACGATGCCAGATGGCTGGGAGGGCGACGTCATGCCGAGCAGGACTGGATTGGACAGACTGGACTCCGTGAGGGGAGGGATCCGGAGAACTGCATCCGACCATCAACGGCGCCAATCTGTGGATGAGAACGCCGTTTGGCAAGACTCAGCTTTACGGCAAGATGTTGTATGACAACCATGTAACGCCCCAGACCTCAAGTTTCCTCTCCATCAGGCCCCTCGTCGGGCCCCGTCTCCCCCTCGTACTCCCGCAGTTTCCGGTACAAGGTCCGCTCGCCAATCCCCAGCAATTCCGCTGCTTTTCGACGGTTCCCTCCGGAATCCCGCAACGCCGCCTGGATGGCCACGCGCTCGATTTCCGCCATGGTCATGCCCGGCCCCAGGGTAATGACCGTCGCCGGCGGCGTCTGATCGCGCGGCTCGATGCCGTACGATTCCCCGGCCCGGAACTCCGCACCGCGAGCCCCGCCGGCCGGAACCACAGGTCCGATCGCCACATCCCCACCGAACGGCGGGGCCACGTGACCGTTCCCGATCGGGTGGCCCGCCATGGGATGCCCCCCGAGGGGGTGACCACCAACTGGGTGCACGTCGCCCACCCAGCCCAACGGCGGCCGCTGCTCCACGTCCATGCGGCGGCGCAGTTCTTCGACCTGCAGCTTGAGCTCGACGAGTGAGCGCACGATGAACTCGAGCTCGCGGCCCTGCGCGCGTTCGGCACCCTGCACCATGGGCCCCACCGGCACCGGCAGCAGCCGACGCCCACCGCCATCACGAATGGCCCG
It includes:
- a CDS encoding HD-GYP domain-containing protein, whose translation is MIAYVYAIVAAAAASLVALYFNDPAVDLKLLTGAGWLTSVAFLGTVLSYRVQGSTFGAVSFIPFITAFVLYPSWASVAVVGTGALLAEMMKPKMAIKRAFNVAQIVLAGSVACAAYVWLGGESLKLKSDFQAIPHVGAVVTFIVLNTLAVAAVIGIAEGKSIVRTWLDGNAAGLVYDVVAIPTVYFFARAYVDWGAWGIFALCILVVGLRFTYQSKHQLETTNRELLELFVHTVEFRDPYTSGHSQRVSRFSRIIAQLIDLSPKEIDRISTAALLHDVGKIHEIFAPILMKPGRLTPEERAIMELHPIKSAELVAKISELQDIVPAVRHHHENWDGTGYPDQLKGKEIPLGSRIIMFADTIDAMTTDRPYRKALGEAEVRAELLKWKGKQFDPEICERLLASPDFRRLFDSSDSGKVHSLTQILEAVRKRVKTPAVA